The following proteins are co-located in the Desulfatitalea tepidiphila genome:
- a CDS encoding fibronectin type III domain-containing protein — MFKKRSFYLVRRCLAALQFIILTLPLAVSAAQVTLQWDANDPSPAGYRLYQRTSGQSYDYNSPVWSGTLTTATLNGLIEGTTYYYVVRAYSGSDESGDSNEVQFTPVAINMDSDGDGIDDASDAFPNDSSEWLDSDADGIGDNADTDDDGDGLPDAWEVLYGLNPLSDDAGHDLDNDGVSNMEEYLANSDPSQAPANLSPEKPRHLAPYDAEASVGLTPILATEPFADPDDDGHARSCYQISTFEDDFTTLVYEKTSSVHLTQLDLPDLVLDPDTTYLWRVRFYDSRNGMSEWSDPTSFTTVAYGETGDENGNGILDVQEIDGYLDLDQDGNNDAQQDGMLAVQSNDAFNPYIAIKRVDANTQLISIEAISGEGLSLASNHNQPEFLTGIINFKLYLLNGATETSVVVYFSQPAPSNARWYKYDPDQGWSIYSDVEFSSDRRSLTLHLEDGGIGDTDGVQNGVIVDPAGLGYSTQVSDDASGSTSSGSGGGGGCFISTTITAESGPSGWDAIALLLLISGLAAVGGFFFAHHGGRGSEASGQKPGSEEGTIR, encoded by the coding sequence ATGTTTAAAAAAAGATCGTTTTATCTCGTCAGACGTTGTCTTGCCGCTCTCCAATTTATTATTCTGACGTTGCCGCTGGCTGTTTCAGCCGCTCAAGTGACGTTGCAGTGGGATGCCAACGACCCTTCTCCAGCAGGTTATCGTCTCTATCAGCGCACATCGGGCCAATCGTATGATTATAATTCGCCCGTCTGGAGTGGTACTCTAACGACGGCTACCCTGAATGGCTTGATAGAGGGAACCACCTATTATTATGTTGTGAGAGCTTACAGCGGAAGCGACGAGAGCGGTGATTCCAACGAGGTGCAATTCACCCCCGTTGCCATTAATATGGATAGTGACGGTGACGGTATCGACGATGCATCGGATGCGTTCCCTAACGACTCATCTGAATGGTTGGATTCGGATGCTGACGGCATCGGTGATAATGCAGACACGGATGACGATGGCGACGGCCTGCCTGATGCCTGGGAAGTACTTTATGGCTTAAATCCGCTATCCGATGACGCCGGTCACGATCTGGACAACGATGGCGTTTCAAACATGGAGGAGTATCTTGCCAACAGTGATCCATCCCAGGCGCCTGCCAACCTCTCACCAGAAAAGCCGCGTCACCTGGCTCCGTACGATGCTGAAGCATCCGTCGGTCTGACGCCCATTCTGGCCACCGAACCGTTTGCAGACCCGGACGATGATGGTCATGCCCGTAGCTGCTATCAAATCAGCACTTTTGAGGATGATTTTACCACCCTGGTTTACGAAAAGACCAGCTCAGTTCACCTGACGCAGCTGGATCTCCCCGATCTGGTTCTCGATCCGGATACGACATATCTTTGGCGTGTCCGCTTCTACGATAGCCGCAATGGTATGTCCGAATGGTCTGACCCCACCTCATTTACGACCGTCGCTTATGGGGAGACTGGTGATGAAAATGGTAATGGAATATTGGATGTCCAGGAGATAGATGGTTATTTGGATCTCGATCAGGACGGCAACAACGATGCACAGCAAGATGGCATGTTGGCTGTCCAATCGAACGATGCGTTCAACCCATATATCGCGATAAAAAGGGTTGACGCCAACACCCAATTGATCAGCATTGAAGCGATAAGCGGCGAGGGACTTTCCCTGGCATCCAACCACAACCAGCCGGAGTTTTTGACCGGAATCATCAATTTCAAACTCTACCTTTTGAATGGGGCCACCGAGACATCCGTTGTGGTTTACTTCTCACAACCAGCTCCTTCAAATGCCCGGTGGTACAAATATGATCCTGACCAAGGCTGGTCGATCTACTCGGATGTGGAGTTCAGCAGTGACCGCCGATCACTGACGCTGCACCTCGAGGATGGCGGTATCGGCGACACGGATGGCGTGCAGAATGGTGTCATCGTCGATCCCGCCGGTTTAGGCTACAGCACCCAGGTTTCCGACGATGCCTCGGGCTCGACTTCCTCGGGTTCGGGTGGGGGCGGTGGGTGCTTTATATCGACGACAATCACGGCGGAGTCGGGTCCCTCTGGATGGGACGCGATCGCTCTTCTACTGCTTATCAGTGGGTTGGCGGCCGTGGGCGGATTTTTCTTCGCCCATCATGGTGGTCGAGGGTCTGAAGCGTCGGGGCAGAAGCCGGGATCGGAAGAGGGCACGATCCGGTAG
- a CDS encoding lysophospholipid acyltransferase family protein: MLFSKNETGPGLKWRIIGRAGKSLVDLLFLGSRIKVRGRDAVASLLESRQYIFAFWHSRILLVSYLHQGWNAAILVSNSADGEIIAQILQRQGHTTVRGSTGKGGTRAMARLIREMRDHDKVGGIVPDGPQGPRYKVQPGVVFLAQKSGYPIIPVTYSAKWCKVFKSWDRFMLPYPASPCLLAYGKPVMVPADAKLAQLQQCTRSLESELMRITIQADGYFGHQTP, encoded by the coding sequence ATGCTTTTTAGTAAAAACGAAACGGGGCCAGGACTCAAATGGCGTATCATTGGACGGGCGGGAAAGTCGCTGGTCGATCTGCTGTTCCTTGGATCCAGGATTAAAGTCAGAGGACGAGACGCGGTCGCGTCTCTATTGGAATCCAGGCAATACATTTTTGCCTTCTGGCACTCTCGCATCCTATTGGTGAGTTATCTGCACCAGGGCTGGAACGCGGCCATACTGGTGAGTAATTCTGCCGATGGCGAAATCATTGCCCAAATCCTTCAACGCCAGGGTCACACGACGGTAAGAGGGTCGACCGGCAAGGGCGGTACACGGGCAATGGCCAGGCTTATCAGAGAGATGCGTGACCATGACAAGGTCGGTGGGATCGTTCCCGATGGCCCACAGGGGCCGCGCTACAAAGTGCAGCCGGGGGTTGTTTTCCTGGCTCAAAAGAGCGGTTATCCGATTATACCGGTGACCTACAGTGCCAAATGGTGCAAGGTGTTCAAAAGTTGGGATCGTTTCATGCTGCCCTACCCTGCCAGCCCTTGTCTATTGGCCTACGGCAAACCTGTCATGGTGCCGGCCGATGCAAAGTTGGCTCAACTGCAGCAGTGTACGCGCAGCCTCGAAAGTGAACTGATGCGGATTACCATCCAGGCAGACGGCTATTTCGGTCACCAAACGCCCTGA